One genomic region from Opisthocomus hoazin isolate bOpiHoa1 chromosome Z, bOpiHoa1.hap1, whole genome shotgun sequence encodes:
- the HSPB3 gene encoding heat shock protein beta-3 has product MLSSACAKSERRHQLINQSAGKAYGWEEFALTLQLPHSETGAETYLPASAMAEAVIRHWVETPVRYQEQFAAQELEAHKLDHYLYALPGPSTATPSNRRCVTESTAGAGESGRDEESTRFQVLLDVVQFRPEDIIIQTFEGWLLIKAQHGPRMDEHGFISRSFTRQYKLPNGVENKDLSALFCHDGILVVEMKNSVGKN; this is encoded by the coding sequence ATGTTAAGCTCTGCCTGTGCTAAAAGCGAAAGGCGACATCAACTGATAAACCAGTCTGCGGGTAAGGCATACGGCTGGGAAGAGTTTGCTCTGACTCTGCAGCTTCCCCACAGCGAGACAGGCGCGGAAACTTATCTTCCTGCCTCAGCAATGGCAGAAGCTGTTATAAGACACTGGGTGGAAACCCCCGTACGCTATCAAGAGCAGTTTGCTGCCCAGGAGCTGGAAGCACACAAACTGGACCACTATTTATACGCTTTGCCGGGCCCTTCTACAGCTACACCGAGCAACAGAAGATGTGTCACAGAAAGTACAGCTGGTGCAGGGGAGAGCGGCCGGGACGAGGAAAGCACACGCTTTCAGGTCTTGCTGGACGTTGTGCAGTTCCGCCCTGAAGATATCATTATTCAGACTTTCGAAGGCTGGCTCCTGATCAAAGCTCAGCATGGACCCAGGATGGACGAACACGGTTTCATATCCAGAAGCTTTACCAGACAATACAAATTACCTAACGGAGTGGAGAACAAAGACTTGTCTGCCCTTTTCTGCCACGATGGCATTTTGGTTGTTGAAATGAAGAATTCAGTGGGAAAGAATTAG